The following are encoded in a window of Bradyrhizobium guangdongense genomic DNA:
- a CDS encoding LLM class flavin-dependent oxidoreductase, which translates to MNRQMVLVGFLQAQNCTNLPSSWRHPDSRSDSMSADYYQEIARILEAGKFHMAFFDDRLAMPDRYGNDHAHTVEYGIRCVKMDPLIVLTTMGMVTERLGLGATCSTTYFEPFDVARRFATLDLMSGGRAGWNVVTSLNDGEALNMGRDSHPEHDSRYDKADEFMEVVLGHWDTWEDGALIMDKESGRFADPTKVKRLDHKGPAFKSRGPFTVPRSQQGHPVIIQAGASGRGQRFAGRWGEVIFTAARNLSAAKDGYAAVRNEAAKAGRDPDEMFLCNLTTPVCAATKAEAEDKMALINKLPLEIDALSLLAEALNYDFASKDLDEPLTTDELKSMQGILGIRDGVLKNSGKSNPSARDFVTFSGRGQVHDAMVGGPKEIADKLEETFVERGCDGFVIAATYVPGSYADFVRHVVPELQRRGLFQKDYRGKTLRENLGLRRPAAGAWKVQPRDAAE; encoded by the coding sequence ATGAATCGGCAGATGGTCCTGGTCGGCTTTCTTCAGGCGCAAAACTGTACGAACCTGCCGAGCTCCTGGCGGCATCCGGACTCGCGTTCCGATTCGATGTCGGCGGATTACTATCAGGAGATCGCGCGGATCCTCGAAGCCGGCAAGTTCCACATGGCGTTCTTCGACGATCGTCTCGCCATGCCGGACCGCTACGGCAACGACCACGCCCACACCGTCGAATATGGCATCCGCTGCGTGAAAATGGACCCGCTGATCGTGCTGACGACGATGGGCATGGTCACCGAGAGGCTCGGGCTGGGCGCGACCTGCTCGACTACCTATTTCGAGCCGTTCGACGTCGCGCGCCGCTTCGCCACGCTCGATCTGATGTCGGGCGGGCGCGCCGGCTGGAACGTCGTGACCTCACTCAACGACGGCGAAGCGCTCAACATGGGCCGCGACTCCCATCCCGAGCACGATTCCCGCTACGACAAGGCCGACGAGTTCATGGAGGTGGTGCTCGGCCATTGGGATACCTGGGAAGACGGCGCGCTCATCATGGACAAAGAGAGCGGCCGCTTTGCCGATCCCACCAAGGTCAAGCGGCTCGATCACAAGGGGCCGGCCTTCAAGTCGCGCGGGCCGTTCACGGTGCCACGTTCGCAGCAGGGCCATCCCGTCATCATTCAGGCCGGCGCATCGGGCCGCGGCCAGCGCTTTGCCGGCCGGTGGGGCGAGGTGATCTTCACCGCCGCGCGCAATCTCAGTGCTGCCAAGGACGGCTACGCGGCCGTGCGCAACGAGGCCGCGAAGGCCGGGCGCGATCCCGACGAGATGTTCCTCTGCAATCTGACGACGCCCGTCTGTGCCGCGACCAAAGCGGAGGCAGAGGACAAGATGGCGCTGATCAACAAGCTGCCGCTCGAGATCGACGCGCTGTCACTGCTTGCCGAAGCGCTCAATTACGACTTTGCCTCCAAGGATCTCGACGAACCGCTGACGACGGACGAGTTGAAGAGCATGCAGGGCATCCTGGGCATCCGCGACGGCGTGCTGAAGAATTCCGGCAAGAGCAATCCGAGCGCGCGCGACTTCGTCACCTTCTCCGGTCGCGGTCAGGTGCATGACGCCATGGTCGGCGGCCCCAAGGAGATCGCGGACAAGCTGGAGGAAACGTTCGTCGAGCGCGGCTGCGACGGTTTTGTCATCGCCGCGACCTACGTGCCCGGCTCTTACGCCGATTTCGTGCGGCATGTCGTGCCGGAATTGCAGCGGCGCGGCCTGTTTCAGAAGGACTACCGGGGTAAGACGCTGCGGGAGAATCTCGGCTTGAGGCGGCCCGCCGCCGGCGCCTGGAAAGTGCAACCGCGCGATGCCGCGGAATAA
- a CDS encoding Lrp/AsnC family transcriptional regulator, protein MIEDQDTRILAHLQKDGRATNQQLADEVGMSTSACWRRVRALEEAGVIRGYAALVAREQAGFAMSAILHVSLERHDAKFVDEFVSRVTTRREVLECFATTGDADYHLRVVVEDMAAYNRFLDEFMFRIPGIRYVRSNVVLKEIKTGVALPF, encoded by the coding sequence ATGATCGAAGACCAGGATACGCGGATTCTCGCGCACCTTCAGAAGGACGGCCGCGCCACCAACCAGCAGCTTGCCGATGAGGTCGGCATGTCCACCTCGGCCTGCTGGCGCCGTGTGCGCGCGCTCGAGGAGGCAGGCGTCATCCGGGGTTATGCGGCATTGGTCGCGCGCGAACAGGCGGGGTTTGCAATGTCGGCCATCCTCCATGTCTCCCTGGAGCGGCACGATGCCAAATTTGTCGACGAGTTCGTCTCGCGCGTGACCACGCGCCGCGAGGTGCTGGAGTGTTTTGCGACCACGGGGGATGCGGATTATCACCTGCGCGTCGTCGTGGAGGACATGGCTGCCTATAACCGCTTCCTCGACGAATTCATGTTTCGCATCCCCGGCATCCGGTATGTCCGCAGCAATGTGGTGCTGAAGGAGATCAAGACGGGCGTAGCGCTGCCGTTTTGA
- a CDS encoding Ldh family oxidoreductase, producing the protein MPVVKADRLTRIGAALLRAAGASEEEADAVAIGCVNANLAGHDSHGVIAIPTYIDRIKAGHIVPGAAWTIVQESPTTTVIDGHWGFGFHVNAKAMALTIEKAKTANVAACTVFRQSHVGRLAAYPLMAMREGMIGIATADSGRSPKHVAPFGGKEARLGTNPISIAVPSDLEAPFYLDMATSAVAAGKIQLAVARGEEIPTGWIIDADGRHTTDPTQYRKGGALLPLGGTEGYKGSGLAAMVEVLCGLLTGLGFGVEPTGRHNDGCFMAVFNVAAFRPLQEFKREVAEFARYLKSTPPSEGSKGVYYPGEIEGLREQQRLRDGIEVEDATWEKLRALAREYRLDTVLDLS; encoded by the coding sequence ATGCCCGTCGTCAAGGCCGACCGCCTCACGCGCATCGGTGCTGCGCTGCTCCGCGCCGCCGGCGCTTCCGAGGAAGAGGCCGACGCCGTGGCCATCGGCTGTGTGAACGCCAATCTCGCCGGTCATGACTCCCACGGCGTGATCGCGATTCCGACTTACATCGACCGCATCAAGGCCGGACACATCGTCCCCGGCGCCGCCTGGACGATCGTCCAGGAATCGCCGACCACGACCGTGATCGACGGTCATTGGGGTTTCGGCTTCCACGTCAACGCCAAGGCGATGGCGCTGACGATCGAAAAGGCGAAGACGGCGAATGTCGCGGCCTGCACCGTGTTCCGGCAAAGCCATGTCGGCCGCCTTGCCGCCTATCCGCTGATGGCGATGCGCGAGGGCATGATCGGGATCGCGACCGCGGATTCCGGCCGCTCACCGAAGCACGTCGCGCCGTTCGGCGGCAAGGAGGCCCGGCTCGGCACCAATCCGATCTCGATCGCGGTGCCATCCGATCTCGAAGCGCCGTTCTATCTGGACATGGCGACGTCGGCGGTCGCCGCCGGCAAGATTCAGCTCGCGGTCGCCCGCGGCGAGGAGATCCCGACCGGTTGGATCATCGATGCCGACGGACGGCACACCACCGATCCCACGCAATACCGCAAGGGCGGCGCGCTGCTGCCGCTCGGCGGCACCGAGGGCTACAAGGGCAGCGGGCTGGCCGCGATGGTCGAGGTGCTGTGCGGCCTGCTCACCGGCCTCGGCTTCGGCGTCGAGCCGACGGGACGGCATAATGACGGCTGCTTCATGGCGGTGTTCAACGTCGCCGCATTCCGGCCGCTGCAGGAGTTCAAGCGCGAGGTCGCGGAGTTCGCGCGCTACCTGAAATCGACGCCGCCGTCCGAGGGCAGCAAGGGTGTCTATTATCCCGGCGAGATCGAGGGCCTGCGCGAGCAGCAGCGGCTGCGCGACGGCATCGAGGTCGAGGATGCGACCTGGGAGAAGCTTCGCGCGCTGGCGCGCGAGTACCGGCTCGACACCGTCCTCGATCTGTCCTGA
- a CDS encoding indolepyruvate ferredoxin oxidoreductase family protein — MDAIPSLDAYELSDRYDREEGRVFLTGTQAIVRIALDQAKRDRALGLNTAGFISGYRGSPLGGIDLELWRIQERLKRDRIEFLPAVNEDLAATAVLGSQQVETQGDREVDGVFGLWYGKGPGVDRSGDALKHGNAYGSSPHGGVLVVAGDDHGCVSSSMPHQSDVAFMSWFMPTLHPASVDEYLAFGEYGYALSRFSGMWVGFKAISEIVESGASVTLRPPRLFRAPDFTPPPGGLHYRWPDLPGPQIEERLEAKKHAVYAFAKANPIDRHIYDIPSATYGIVTTGKAHLDLMEALRLMGLDETACRRIGIDIYKVGMVWPLALHDAMDFVKGKREILVVEEKRGIIESQFKEYFYDYPGAKPERMVGKHDEQGTRLISWIGELSPRMLAGVLARRLDPMFPGLNLAARAAVLLPEAERTINVAGATRTPYFCSGCPHNTSTKVPEGSKALAGIGCHFMASWMDRETSSLIQMGGEGVNWAASSRFTGHKHVFQNLGEGTYYHSGSMAIRQAIAAKANITYKILFNDAVAMTGGQPVDGPVSVHAIAHSVRAEGVARIALVSDEPGQFQPADLPGGVTIHPREEMDAVQRELREVPGVSVLIYQQTCATEKRRRRKHGQMADPKRFAYINDLVCEGCGDCSVESNCLSVEPRETPFGRKRQINLSACNKDFSCLNGFCPSFVTIEGATRRKKRASQIDAIGHAATLPLPASVPLDRPFDLLVTGVGGTGVITVGALVGMAAHLERRGVSVLDFTGFAQKFGPVLSYIRLAASPEALHQVRVDQGAADAVIGCDLVVSSSPKASGTYRHGTRAAVNTAEMPTGDVVRFRDADLASPARLRAIGRVIGSDNLDTIDANTLAERLLGDAVYANIIMLGFAWQRGLVPVSLSALLRAIELNGVAVERNKQAFAWGRIAASAPDFLPKTEDAPKAETLDQLIIRRADFLTGYQDEAYAARYRAVVAKVRHAESAVGSEALTEAVARSLFKLMAYKDEYEVARLHMQSGFLDELKREFEDGFRVRYHLAPPLLPSQRDARGRPRKRAFGPWIQLPLALLARLKRLRGTWFDPFGYTAERRAERELIAWYEGLIEIMLDRLDAPNLAGLVAIAKAPMEIRGYGPVKDAAIAKVKPEVERLLATLVPSSPAEMRATG, encoded by the coding sequence ATGGACGCCATTCCGTCACTCGACGCTTACGAACTCTCCGACCGCTATGACCGTGAAGAGGGCCGCGTCTTCCTCACGGGCACGCAGGCAATCGTCCGCATCGCGCTCGACCAGGCGAAGCGCGATCGCGCGCTCGGGCTCAACACCGCCGGCTTCATCTCCGGCTATCGCGGCTCGCCGCTCGGCGGCATCGACCTCGAGCTCTGGCGTATCCAGGAGCGATTGAAGCGAGACCGCATCGAATTCCTGCCCGCCGTGAACGAGGACCTCGCGGCAACCGCAGTGCTCGGCTCGCAACAGGTCGAGACGCAAGGAGACCGCGAGGTCGATGGCGTGTTCGGGTTGTGGTACGGCAAGGGCCCCGGCGTCGACCGCTCCGGCGATGCGCTCAAGCACGGCAACGCCTATGGCTCATCGCCGCATGGCGGCGTGCTGGTGGTCGCCGGCGACGACCATGGCTGCGTATCCTCGTCGATGCCGCACCAATCCGACGTCGCCTTCATGAGCTGGTTCATGCCGACGCTGCATCCCGCCAGCGTCGACGAATATCTCGCATTCGGCGAGTATGGCTACGCACTCAGCCGCTTCTCCGGCATGTGGGTCGGCTTCAAGGCCATCTCGGAGATCGTCGAGTCAGGCGCATCCGTCACGCTGCGTCCACCACGCCTCTTCCGCGCGCCCGATTTCACGCCGCCACCAGGCGGACTGCACTATCGCTGGCCCGATCTGCCGGGACCGCAGATCGAGGAGCGGCTGGAGGCGAAGAAGCATGCGGTCTACGCCTTCGCCAAAGCCAATCCGATTGATCGGCATATCTACGACATCCCCAGCGCCACGTACGGCATCGTGACCACGGGTAAAGCGCATCTCGACCTGATGGAAGCGCTGCGGCTCATGGGTCTCGATGAGACCGCCTGTCGCCGCATCGGCATCGACATCTACAAGGTCGGCATGGTTTGGCCGCTGGCGCTGCACGACGCCATGGACTTCGTGAAGGGCAAGCGCGAGATCCTCGTGGTCGAGGAAAAACGCGGCATCATCGAGAGCCAGTTCAAGGAATATTTTTACGACTACCCCGGCGCCAAGCCCGAGCGCATGGTCGGCAAGCACGACGAGCAAGGGACACGGCTGATCTCCTGGATCGGCGAATTATCGCCGCGCATGCTCGCAGGTGTTCTGGCCCGCCGGCTCGATCCGATGTTCCCCGGACTCAATCTCGCCGCGCGCGCGGCCGTTCTGTTGCCGGAAGCCGAGCGCACCATCAACGTCGCGGGCGCGACGCGGACGCCGTATTTCTGCTCGGGGTGCCCGCACAACACCTCGACGAAAGTGCCGGAGGGATCGAAGGCCTTGGCCGGCATCGGCTGCCACTTCATGGCGAGCTGGATGGACCGAGAGACCTCGTCGTTGATCCAGATGGGCGGCGAAGGCGTGAACTGGGCCGCGTCGTCGCGATTTACCGGCCACAAGCACGTATTCCAGAATCTCGGCGAAGGCACTTACTACCATTCCGGCTCGATGGCGATCCGGCAGGCGATCGCCGCCAAAGCCAACATCACCTACAAGATCCTGTTCAACGACGCCGTCGCCATGACCGGCGGCCAACCGGTCGACGGTCCCGTCAGCGTGCACGCCATCGCCCACAGCGTCCGTGCCGAGGGCGTGGCCCGCATCGCGCTGGTGTCGGACGAGCCCGGGCAGTTCCAGCCGGCGGATCTGCCTGGTGGCGTCACCATCCATCCGCGCGAGGAGATGGATGCCGTGCAGCGCGAGCTGCGAGAGGTCCCCGGCGTCTCGGTGCTGATCTATCAGCAGACCTGTGCCACCGAAAAACGGCGCCGGCGCAAGCACGGACAGATGGCCGATCCCAAGCGCTTCGCCTATATCAACGACCTGGTCTGTGAAGGCTGCGGCGACTGCTCGGTCGAGTCCAATTGCCTCAGCGTCGAGCCCAGGGAGACGCCGTTCGGTCGCAAGCGCCAGATCAACCTGTCTGCCTGCAACAAGGATTTTTCCTGCCTCAACGGCTTCTGTCCGAGCTTTGTCACCATCGAAGGCGCCACCCGCCGGAAGAAAAGGGCGAGCCAGATTGACGCGATCGGCCATGCGGCCACGCTGCCGCTGCCCGCTTCCGTGCCGCTCGACCGTCCCTTCGATTTGCTCGTGACCGGGGTCGGCGGCACCGGCGTGATCACCGTCGGCGCGCTGGTCGGCATGGCCGCGCATCTCGAACGACGCGGGGTCTCGGTGCTGGACTTCACCGGCTTCGCGCAGAAGTTCGGTCCGGTGCTGAGCTATATTCGCCTGGCAGCGAGCCCTGAGGCGTTGCACCAGGTCCGCGTCGACCAGGGCGCGGCTGACGCGGTGATCGGCTGCGACCTTGTCGTCAGCTCCTCGCCGAAGGCCTCAGGCACTTATCGCCACGGCACGCGCGCCGCTGTTAACACCGCGGAAATGCCGACCGGTGACGTCGTGCGTTTCCGCGACGCCGACCTCGCCTCCCCCGCCCGCCTGCGCGCGATCGGCCGCGTGATTGGCAGTGACAATCTTGATACGATCGACGCCAATACGCTCGCCGAGCGACTGCTCGGCGATGCCGTCTATGCCAACATCATCATGCTGGGTTTCGCCTGGCAGCGTGGACTGGTTCCGGTCTCGCTTTCGGCGTTGCTGCGCGCCATCGAGCTCAACGGCGTCGCCGTCGAGCGCAACAAGCAGGCCTTTGCCTGGGGCCGGATCGCCGCTTCCGCTCCTGACTTCCTGCCAAAGACGGAAGACGCGCCAAAAGCCGAGACGCTCGACCAGCTCATCATCCGACGTGCGGATTTCCTCACCGGCTATCAGGACGAAGCCTATGCCGCACGCTATCGGGCAGTTGTGGCAAAAGTCCGCCATGCCGAATCCGCCGTCGGCAGCGAGGCGCTGACGGAGGCCGTGGCCCGTAGCCTGTTCAAGCTGATGGCCTACAAGGACGAATATGAAGTGGCGCGTCTTCACATGCAGAGCGGCTTCCTCGACGAGTTGAAGCGGGAATTCGAGGATGGCTTCCGCGTCCGATATCACCTCGCTCCGCCGTTGCTGCCGTCGCAGCGCGATGCGCGCGGTCGTCCGCGCAAGCGCGCCTTCGGCCCGTGGATCCAGCTGCCGCTGGCCCTGCTTGCGCGTTTGAAGCGGCTGCGCGGAACCTGGTTCGATCCGTTCGGTTACACGGCGGAACGACGCGCGGAGCGCGAGCTCATCGCCTGGTATGAAGGCTTGATCGAAATCATGCTCGACCGGCTCGATGCGCCGAATCTGGCCGGACTCGTTGCGATCGCCAAGGCTCCAATGGAGATCCGCGGGTATGGGCCGGTGAAGGACGCCGCGATCGCGAAGGTGAAGCCGGAGGTCGAGCGGCTGCTCGCTACTCTCGTCCCATCTTCGCCGGCGGAGATGCGTGCCACCGGTTGA
- a CDS encoding fumarylacetoacetate hydrolase family protein, translated as MRWLKFTASGKTSWGLVEGNQVVAVDGDPFGEWHRTSRMFPLSDIKIELPLIPRTFYCVGLNYLKHLKEAADKRGEVPAVPERPEIGYRAQNALIAHDEDVVIPSFATEKIHYEGELVVVIGKKVKHLTEANAMDCVLGYTIGNDVSERSWQKADRSLWRSKNADTFKPMGPWIETEADLDKMQTIVRVNGEETNRFQTNDMIFGVVPFLVELTKYFTLWPGDVIWMGTDGASPDIKHGDVVEIEITGIGTLRNRFVREGR; from the coding sequence ATGCGCTGGCTGAAATTCACCGCCTCCGGCAAGACCTCATGGGGCCTCGTCGAAGGCAACCAGGTCGTCGCAGTCGACGGCGATCCCTTTGGCGAGTGGCACCGCACCTCGCGGATGTTTCCGCTCAGCGACATCAAGATCGAGCTGCCGCTGATCCCACGCACGTTCTACTGCGTCGGCCTGAATTATCTAAAGCACCTCAAGGAAGCCGCCGACAAGCGCGGCGAGGTGCCGGCCGTCCCTGAGAGGCCCGAGATCGGTTATCGCGCCCAGAATGCGCTGATCGCGCATGACGAGGACGTCGTGATCCCGTCCTTCGCGACGGAGAAGATCCACTATGAAGGCGAGCTCGTCGTCGTCATCGGCAAGAAGGTGAAGCACCTCACCGAAGCGAACGCGATGGATTGCGTGCTCGGCTACACCATCGGCAACGACGTCAGCGAGCGCTCCTGGCAGAAGGCCGATCGCAGCCTGTGGCGCTCGAAGAACGCCGACACATTCAAGCCGATGGGCCCGTGGATCGAGACCGAGGCCGATCTCGACAAGATGCAGACGATCGTCCGCGTCAACGGCGAGGAGACCAACCGCTTCCAAACCAACGACATGATCTTCGGCGTGGTGCCGTTCCTGGTCGAGCTGACAAAGTACTTTACGTTATGGCCGGGCGACGTGATCTGGATGGGCACCGATGGCGCCTCGCCTGACATCAAGCACGGCGACGTCGTGGAGATCGAGATCACCGGAATCGGGACGCTGCGGAACAGGTTCGTGCGGGAAGGGCGTTAG
- a CDS encoding LysR family transcriptional regulator has protein sequence MDRFTSLTAFVRVVENGGFSAAARRLKMSTTMVSNHVQALEDRLGVRLLNRTTRKVSLTEIGQSYYDRATQILSDLEQADDIASELQSVPRGTLRVHVATHMVPFVAPVVAKLLSSYSELKVDLRMGEADVDLIEEGYDVALRMIPPPDSSLIVRSLATWRHVLCCSHDYLDQHGRVQKLEELAEHNCGRHLNYPFGDEWRFLDRKGTPASVRISGSFVTNSGEALRKVALEGAAVCLMAGFLIHDDLETGRLVRLLPEYRTVELSMNAVYPHRHHLSAKVRTFIDLLAQHSAEQQKLINPYS, from the coding sequence ATGGACCGCTTCACCAGTCTCACCGCCTTCGTCCGGGTGGTCGAAAACGGAGGATTCTCGGCCGCCGCCCGCCGGCTCAAAATGTCGACGACCATGGTGAGCAACCATGTTCAGGCGCTGGAGGATCGGCTGGGGGTGCGGCTGCTGAACCGCACCACGCGCAAGGTGAGTCTCACCGAGATCGGTCAATCCTACTACGATCGTGCCACGCAGATCCTCTCAGATCTCGAACAGGCCGACGACATCGCCAGCGAATTGCAGTCGGTCCCGCGCGGGACGCTGCGCGTCCATGTTGCCACGCATATGGTGCCGTTCGTCGCGCCCGTGGTGGCAAAGCTCCTGTCCAGCTATTCCGAGCTCAAGGTCGATCTGCGCATGGGCGAAGCCGATGTCGACCTCATCGAGGAAGGCTACGATGTGGCGCTGCGCATGATCCCGCCGCCGGATTCGAGCCTGATCGTCCGCAGCCTCGCCACCTGGCGTCACGTGCTGTGCTGCTCGCATGATTATCTCGACCAGCACGGGCGCGTGCAGAAGCTGGAAGAGCTTGCCGAGCACAATTGCGGCCGCCATCTCAACTATCCGTTCGGCGACGAGTGGCGCTTTCTCGATCGCAAGGGCACGCCGGCGTCGGTGCGCATCTCAGGCAGCTTCGTCACCAACAGCGGGGAAGCGTTGCGGAAGGTGGCGCTGGAGGGCGCGGCCGTGTGCCTGATGGCAGGCTTTCTCATCCACGACGATCTCGAAACGGGTCGGCTGGTGCGTCTGCTGCCGGAATACCGCACCGTCGAGCTGTCGATGAACGCGGTCTATCCGCACCGGCACCATCTGTCGGCGAAAGTCAGAACCTTCATCGACCTGCTCGCGCAGCACAGTGCCGAACAGCAGAAGCTGATCAATCCGTATTCATGA
- a CDS encoding LysR substrate-binding domain-containing protein: protein MKQNFTVRQGALDGVEAFLIVAQHRSFRRAATELGVTPSAISQAVRALEARVGAALFIRTTRSVGLTEAGERFFARARPAFEELVAASGAARELGQRPAGLLRLTVPRSVIPILLEPLVASFCQTYPEIEVELAASEELVDLAAGGFDAGIRMGQFISPDMVAVRLTKPLPLVIVGSPDYLDRRGRPRRPDDLRGHACLRLRRSNGALAPWSLNDSGRSIEIAVSGPFIAHDFPTMLGAAVEGVGLAQVPGPLATDALGTGKLVTVLEKFAPMTPGVFLYYPGHRQIMPKLRAFIDHVKDHSRAAS, encoded by the coding sequence ATGAAGCAGAACTTCACAGTCAGGCAGGGCGCGCTCGACGGTGTCGAGGCTTTCCTCATCGTCGCCCAGCACCGCAGCTTCCGGCGGGCGGCTACAGAGCTCGGCGTCACACCCTCGGCGATCAGTCAGGCGGTCCGCGCGCTGGAAGCGCGCGTCGGAGCGGCGCTTTTCATTCGCACGACCCGTAGCGTCGGTTTGACCGAGGCCGGCGAGCGGTTTTTTGCGCGGGCGAGGCCGGCCTTTGAGGAGCTCGTCGCGGCAAGCGGAGCTGCGCGTGAGCTTGGTCAGCGGCCGGCCGGGCTGCTGCGCCTGACCGTGCCGCGTTCGGTCATTCCGATTTTGCTCGAGCCGCTGGTCGCCTCGTTCTGTCAGACCTATCCGGAGATCGAGGTGGAGCTTGCGGCCAGCGAAGAGCTGGTCGACCTTGCCGCTGGAGGTTTCGATGCCGGCATTAGGATGGGACAGTTCATCTCTCCCGACATGGTCGCGGTGCGCCTCACCAAGCCGTTGCCGCTCGTCATCGTCGGCAGCCCGGACTACCTTGACCGCCGTGGCCGGCCCCGGCGGCCGGACGATCTGCGCGGGCATGCATGTCTGAGACTGCGACGATCAAACGGTGCGCTCGCACCGTGGTCGCTCAATGACAGTGGTCGTTCGATCGAGATTGCCGTTTCGGGACCCTTCATCGCCCACGATTTTCCGACAATGTTAGGGGCCGCCGTCGAAGGCGTCGGTCTTGCGCAAGTGCCGGGGCCGCTGGCCACCGACGCCCTCGGAACCGGAAAACTCGTGACCGTGCTGGAGAAGTTCGCGCCAATGACGCCGGGGGTGTTTCTGTATTATCCGGGCCATCGGCAGATCATGCCGAAGCTGCGCGCCTTCATCGATCATGTGAAGGATCATTCCCGGGCGGCGAGCTGA